The region TTTTCTGTCTCAGAACATAGAGCTGTGTAATACTttatttcccctgtggtggcgctgcagggaaccCAACCAATTGTTGCTGATCACAGGATCAGGACTTTCTATAATCAGATTTTTGTTGAGGACAATGCAAGGAAagatagacaatccctttaaatgtttCTGTCCCTGCTGTGTGAATGAGGATGAGGGGGTGACCGATATTTCGCAGGAAATTGCTTGGGATAATCTGAGCCCTGATTGCCAGAGTAGCTTCAGCCAGGACTACGGGGGCCCGCACTGGTTTCTGTTCCTGGGGTCATCCCTGTTTCCGATTAACGTGAGGTCACCGGAGGACCATGCGACACTTTCCTCGTTCTCCTTTTATGGGAAAGATTTTTACTATAGATAAATGGAATCCGGAAAGTTTCTGGGAAAAGTTCAAAAGTGGAGAAAAAAAGTTTACTAAAACTTTTTATAAGGAAAGTCACGGGAGACTTGGGAAGTCAGACAGACCCCGTGTGCTGGGTGTCTGGACCCATTCTTTCTGTTACAGGGTAGAAGGGGTTAAGTCCGGAGCCTGGAAATAATTCTATGGAACAAGGGGAGGAAATTTtgctgctaaagaaaaaaaaaagtcattttcttGTTTTGTTTCGTGGTCAGGCGTCATGCCCAGAACCCGGCGAGGAATGTCTGCACTATAGGGGCTCGCTGGCTCAGGACGCCGCTGATGTGGCAGGGAAGGGCTACCCTGAGCAAGTCTGTACTGGTCCGAGTGAGGGGCTGACTGCTCTCCGAGCTGTGCAGGAATACAGTGTATCAGTCTTTACCCTAAGGGTGTATCTACATGCGGCAGATCTCTTCCATGCATCTAAATAGGAAGTTTTGGAGAGGGGGAAAGCATCTAAGTTCTCAGAGAGGGCAGAAAAACAAGCTATAGATAGGGAGGATTAAGTACAGGGCTCGGCATGCAGTATCACACATGGTGGGATTAGGTACAGGGCTCAGCACGCAGTATCGCACATGGTGAGATTGGGTACAGGGTCTTTCAGTATCACATGATTGACTTTGATCACACATGTTTCTTAGCCTCTGACTGATAGTGACCCATTGGATCCCCGCAGCACCCGTCAGACCCCAGTGATTATATTGGGGTCCGGGTGAGATGCGATGGTGAGATACTGTAGGACCCCCCACCTCTGGACTGAGCTGCTCATCACCAGTCTGCATTCGCTTCCTCCCCGACCATCGCTCTCTTTGAGGTAAACCACCTTCTCAGCGACAGACGCACCCGACTTCCGTACTCCGACCCTGAATTTCGGCTTTCACACACTTTCCTGCGTGTGGGCTGACTCTTCAGTCTCTGCACATGGTGCCACATACACCAGTCTTGTGCATCTTCTTTTTATGTCTAAGCTATTGCTTTCTGTTATCAGCTATTTCATTATCATAAGAAAATCCAGATTCCTCTGATCCCCATGATCAATACTTGAGACCCTGCGTCAGCCCGTCCCCTATAATCTGTTATTGCTGCCAGGTCATCTCCTGTTGATATATTGTAGGGAAACTATTTCACAACTTTACTGTTATGTTACGTAATggcctctctccctccctccctggtCCACAGAGTAATTTTGGATGTATTGCTTCATACCAGGCATAGGTATGCAGTCGGGAGTGTACATAGAGAAGGCGCTTCAATGCCGCCATCCTGTTGGTTTATGCCATCACATATCTCCCATAGAGGGCATGTAGACCTATgatgctggattcacagttacactgctcagtactactgtataatgcCCTCACATGCTCCTGCTTTTTAGTAAGCATTTATTACCTCCAGAgcaggattcacagttacactactCAGTACTATTGTATTATGTCCTCTATGCTGCTGCTTTCTGGCAAGCATTTCTCACCCCAAAGCTGGACTCACTAAATACTATTGTATTGTGTCCTCTATGCAGCTATATGGTAAGCATTTATCACTCCCAGAGGTGGAttaacagctacactgctcagtactattgTATAATgtctagagatgagcgagtatacttgttgctcgggttttccagagcgcgctcgggtggtctccgagtatttatgactgctcggagatttagtttttctttccgcagctggatgatttgcggctactagacagcttgattacatgtggggattccctagcaaccaggcaacccccacatgtaatcaagctgtctagcagccgtaaatcattcagctgcggcaaggaaaactaaatccccgagcaacgagtatacttgctcatcactaataatgtccTTTATGCTGTTGCTTTCTTGCAAGAACAGGATTCTCAGTAAAACTGCTCAGTACTACCAAATAGTGACTTCTAGGATGCTGCTTTCTGGTAAGTGTTTTATAtcacccagagctggattcacagttacactactCAGTACTATtgtataatgtcttccatgctTCTGCTTTCTGGTTAGCATTTTTCACtgagagctggattcacagttacactgctcaataCTATTGTATAATGACCtttatgctgctgctttctagtaagcatTTCTCGCCCCCATTGCAGGAttcagttacactgctcagtactgttgtattATATTCTTTATTACTAGAAAGCAGCATAAGTTTTATCTCAATAGAGCTGaatttacagctacactgctcggTACtattgtataatgtcctccatgctgctgctttctaataagtatttctcaccccagagctggattcataaCTACATTGCTTAGTACTGATGTATAATGTTATCCATACTGCTGCTTTTGAACATGTGTTACATAGAGACAGAAGAGAAGAAATCATTCTTGTCTGTGTGTATGTCAGACATCATAGCAGCActtctccacccactagctcagacacaactgaaaattagaggcaGAGCATCAGAGGGCAAAAGTGGTGAAATGTGGATACAAATTATGTAATGGacaacaattttggattcattgcaTAATTGGGTAACatgaaaaaagaaattcatgatatTTGGGGTTTTCATCTATCATCTGTTACTTGAAGAAACCTCAGCTGTATAGTGGGTATATAAAGGACATATATCTTTCTCTATAGATGCCTATCTAATCTGAGTCTGTATTTTTCAGATATACCAGAAAACATGGTGGATCACCTTGCGTACACAGAAATCAACAGCCAGAGGATAGCAGCTGTGGAGACATGTTTTGGTGCTGCTGGCCAACCTCTCTCTTTGCCAGGAAGAGTCCTTGTAGGTGAAGGAATATTGACGAAGGAATGTCGGAAGAAACCCAAACCAAGGGTCTTCTTTCTCTTCAATGATATCCTCGTCTATGGAACCATTATGATAAGTAAGGTTAAGTACAGCTGCCAGCACATCATTCCCTTGGAAGACGTGACCACAGAGACACTTGATGACAGTGGAGACATGAAGAACCGGTGGATGCTAAAGACCTCCAAGAAGTCTTTTGTAGTTTGTGCTGCCTCTTACACCGAACGGGAAGAGTGGATCAGTCACATCAAGGAATGTTCCAGTAGGCTCTTGGCCAAGACTGGAAGACGAGCATCCACCAGACACGCGGCACCATGGATACCTGATAAAGCCACCGATATCTGCATGAGATGCACCAAAACCAAGTTCACCACATTGACTCGTAGGCACCATTGTCGCAACTGCGGATTTGTAGTATGCCAACATTGTTCCCAGAACAAGTTTTTGATCCCGTCTTTGTCTTCCAAGCCTCTGAGAGTCTGTGCTCTGTGTCATCGAAAGCTGATCGCCGAAAAAATAGCCGAGGAAGATAAAAGGAAGCAACCGGACAGGACCCAACGAGAAATGCCGGAATTTGAACCTTCCAGTGACGAAGACAGTGATGAAGAAAGGAACACTGAGATCATTTCCAGTGAAGACTTCTACTCTTCATCGTGGTCGGCGTTCCATGCCTGACTTTTtggtgttggttttttttttaagttcttcacCTGGTGACACAAAGACGTTGAGAATATTCAACAATTGGTGGACAGGTTGGAAACTTCTGAAGCCATCAGAGACAAACTTAGTGTCGTTACGACTAGTTTATTGGAGAACAATGACCAAATAGGACCAGTCTACTCACACTGTGTGGTGGCCAAACTCAAGAGACGATACCTACCTTATCCTGGAGACTTGAGGACGTCTTGATTCTAAGACTTAGGCTAACCTTTGTGATTCCAAACCCAACATATTG is a window of Ranitomeya variabilis isolate aRanVar5 chromosome 2, aRanVar5.hap1, whole genome shotgun sequence DNA encoding:
- the PLEKHF1 gene encoding pleckstrin homology domain-containing family F member 1, translated to MVDHLAYTEINSQRIAAVETCFGAAGQPLSLPGRVLVGEGILTKECRKKPKPRVFFLFNDILVYGTIMISKVKYSCQHIIPLEDVTTETLDDSGDMKNRWMLKTSKKSFVVCAASYTEREEWISHIKECSSRLLAKTGRRASTRHAAPWIPDKATDICMRCTKTKFTTLTRRHHCRNCGFVVCQHCSQNKFLIPSLSSKPLRVCALCHRKLIAEKIAEEDKRKQPDRTQREMPEFEPSSDEDSDEERNTEIISSEDFYSSSWSAFHA